A genomic window from Carassius gibelio isolate Cgi1373 ecotype wild population from Czech Republic chromosome A11, carGib1.2-hapl.c, whole genome shotgun sequence includes:
- the LOC128022148 gene encoding probable protein BRICK1: protein MAGQEDPVQREIHQDWANREYIEVITSSIKKIADFLNSFDMSCRSRLATLNEKLTALERRIEYIEARVTKGETLT from the exons ATGGCCGGACAGGAGGATCCAGTGCAAAGGGAAATTCACCAAGACTGGGCGAACCGTGAATATATCGAGGTGATCACCAGCAGCATTAAGAAGATAGCCGATTTCCTCAATTCCTTCG ATATGTCCTGCAGGTCCCGTTTAGCCACTTTGAATGAGAAGCTTACTGCTTTGGAGAGGAGGATTGAGTACATTGAAGCCAGA GTCACAAAAGGGGAAACCTTGACTTAG
- the LOC128022146 gene encoding histone-lysine N-methyltransferase SETMAR, giving the protein MMRSYSQDMSGGLENVPVLIENSVPKEAFSNFQYVLESVQGPGCDIDPSVVTLPGCSCRVQSCLPNSCPCLRFGQTYDSKGRLNQQQEDGDFSRPVFECNALCACSESCQNRVVQKGVEVRLGVFSTDDRGLGVEALERIPCGRFVCEYAGEIIGSQEARNRQLSQTPLDMNYIIALQEHSGEDRITQTFVDPVTIGNVGRFINHSCKPNLVMVPVRVHSLLPRLALFANLDIERYEELTFDYAGGQNSSTDTRKWDKAPTGTLTGADVDKIPLRKVCHCGASNCTGFLPLDMSVLH; this is encoded by the exons ATGATGCGATCATACAGCCAGGATATGAGTGGCGGACTCGAGAATGTTCCTGTTTTGATTGAGAACAGTGTTCCCAAAGAGGCTTTTTCCAACTTTCag TATGTACTAGAAAGTGTACAAGGACCAGGCTGTGACATTGATCCTAGTGTGGTGACCCTCCCTGGCTGCTCATGTCGTGTCCAGTCCTGCCTGCCCAACAGCTGCCCCTGTTTGAGGTTTGGCCAGACGTATGACAGCAAGGGACGTCTGAACCAACAGCAAGAGGACGGCGACTTCAGCAGGCCTGTATTTGAGTGCAATGCCTTATGTGCCTGCAGTGAGTCCTGCCAGAACCGTGTCGTTCAAAAGGGGGTCGAGGTTCGTCTGGGTGTTTTCAGCACAGACGACAGGGGTTTGGGGGTGGAGGCTTTAGAGCGCATCCCTTGTGGCCGTTTCGTATGCGAGTACGCCGGGGAAATAATCGGGTCTCAAGAGGCCCGCAACCGCCAGCTCTCCCAGACTCCACTAGATATGAACTACATCATTGCTTTGCAGGAGCACAGCGGAGAGGACAGGATCACGCAGACGTTCGTGGACCCCGTGACCATTGGCAATGTGGGAAGATTCATCAACCACTCCTGCAAACCCAACCTGGTCATGGTGCCCGTCCGAGTGCACTCACTGCTGCCCAGACTTGCTCTGTTTGCAAATCTTGATATAGAAAGGTACGAAGAACTGACTTTTGACTATGCTGGTGGGCAAAACAGCAGCACAGACACACGGAAATGGGATAAAGCACCAACCGGGACACTCACAGGGGCTGATGTTGATAAAATACCACTGAGAAAAGTCTGTCACTGTGGGGCTTCAAACTGCACAGGATTTTTACCATTAGATATGTCAGTTCTCcattaa